In the genome of Nitrospirota bacterium, one region contains:
- a CDS encoding corrinoid protein has translation MADETRKKEILEKMRNGVIQYDEDACREGANEALEAGLDANEAIFDGLVSGMEEVGRLFEAQEYFVPEILMCADALYAGLDILKPHCKQMDLGLKGSVVIGTVEGDVHDIGKNLVKMMFDVAGFNVYDLGRDVPLDKFVDEQLKTDSDLVCLSAMMTTSMVGMPTVIEKIKAKNPNCMIMIGGAPTSKDLADKWGADGYAEDASNALKEAIKMVAFLKKLRDEKAAKQ, from the coding sequence ATGGCAGATGAAACAAGAAAGAAAGAGATCCTTGAGAAGATGAGAAACGGCGTTATCCAGTACGACGAGGACGCCTGCAGGGAAGGTGCAAACGAAGCCCTTGAAGCAGGACTTGATGCGAACGAGGCTATCTTCGACGGCCTGGTCTCAGGCATGGAAGAGGTAGGCAGGCTTTTCGAGGCCCAGGAATATTTCGTTCCCGAGATCCTCATGTGCGCTGATGCCCTGTATGCAGGACTCGACATTCTGAAGCCTCACTGCAAGCAGATGGACCTTGGCCTGAAGGGATCGGTCGTCATCGGCACGGTCGAAGGCGATGTCCACGATATCGGCAAGAACCTCGTTAAAATGATGTTCGATGTTGCGGGCTTCAATGTCTATGACCTCGGCCGGGACGTGCCCCTGGATAAATTCGTGGATGAGCAGCTCAAGACAGACTCTGATCTGGTTTGCTTATCGGCCATGATGACGACGTCCATGGTCGGCATGCCTACGGTTATCGAAAAGATCAAGGCCAAGAACCCCAACTGCATGATCATGATCGGCGGCGCTCCGACATCCAAGGACCTTGCTGACAAGTGGGGTGCTGACGGGTATGCAGAAGACGCCAGCAATGCCCTGAAAGAGGCGATCAAGATGGTCGCATTCCTGAAGAAGCTGAGGGATGAAAAGGCTGCCAAGCAGTAA
- a CDS encoding methyltransferase yields MNSRERVLKVFRKEPVDRVPCFSGMGNITETGINGLGYKFAGIHLDAKQMAETAATTYKLFGYECGVVPVDLCVEAEAMGCVINVYPQAEGILYPTIKEKLIHNEAEMDTIKLPDGFSEKGRIPMMREAIGLLKADIGNDVAIGSYVLGPFTLAGQIMELNDLLKLSFKKADKVAKLLDLCADAIILTAKEYEKAGVDFITVREMGATSDVLSPRVFKSLIMPPLQKVLKAISAFSVLHICGKTNDIVTSMMEAGPTAISVEQKNDVAESRKKLGPDAIIFGNMDAYNVLVSGSEEIVRQAVRKCIDDGVSGVWPGCDIWPTVPPQNMKAMVEETISYGGKK; encoded by the coding sequence ATGAATTCACGCGAAAGAGTATTGAAAGTGTTTAGAAAGGAGCCGGTCGACAGGGTGCCCTGTTTCAGCGGTATGGGCAACATTACCGAGACCGGAATCAACGGGCTCGGGTACAAGTTCGCCGGCATCCACCTCGATGCAAAACAGATGGCGGAGACCGCTGCAACGACCTACAAGCTGTTCGGGTACGAATGCGGTGTTGTGCCGGTTGACCTCTGCGTTGAGGCAGAGGCGATGGGCTGCGTCATCAATGTATATCCGCAGGCAGAAGGCATCCTCTATCCTACGATCAAGGAAAAGCTTATCCATAACGAGGCGGAGATGGACACCATCAAGCTGCCTGACGGCTTTTCCGAGAAGGGGAGAATACCGATGATGCGAGAGGCTATCGGACTTCTGAAGGCTGATATTGGCAACGATGTTGCCATCGGCTCGTATGTGCTCGGTCCCTTTACCCTTGCCGGCCAGATCATGGAGCTGAATGACCTCCTGAAGCTTTCCTTCAAGAAGGCGGACAAGGTTGCAAAGCTGCTCGATCTCTGCGCAGATGCCATTATCCTTACGGCAAAGGAATACGAGAAGGCCGGTGTAGATTTCATAACAGTCAGGGAGATGGGCGCCACCAGCGATGTGCTCAGCCCCCGGGTATTCAAGAGCCTTATCATGCCTCCGCTCCAGAAGGTGCTGAAGGCGATTTCAGCCTTTTCCGTGCTCCATATCTGCGGAAAGACGAACGATATCGTAACGTCAATGATGGAGGCAGGGCCTACGGCCATAAGCGTTGAGCAGAAGAACGATGTTGCAGAATCAAGAAAGAAGCTCGGTCCTGATGCCATTATCTTCGGCAATATGGATGCATACAACGTGCTGGTTTCAGGCAGCGAGGAAATTGTGCGTCAAGCGGTCAGAAAGTGTATTGACGACGGCGTGAGCGGTGTATGGCCGGGATGCGATATCTGGCCGACTGTGCCGCCTCAAAATATGAAGGCAATGGTGGAAGAAACGATCTCATACGGAGGTAAAAAATAA
- a CDS encoding epoxyqueuosine reductase, whose translation MNADPLKQYLRSEGATLVGVGDVTEALSKEIVHLNRGIAIAVNRNLNRETIRLLALLQGATVAWLSARGYRNLSIPPDSDRQKVKLLSSLYKLFCHKTAATCSGLGWVGKNGLLINRQYGSRLSWATVLTNAPLDADEPVRESECGDCDLCVTHCPSGAIKGGHWSLGNPRLKLVAYEKCAALKSRRQALDGKPNCGFCVTVCPYSRKASAKNREVKQPGQRKNT comes from the coding sequence GTGAATGCGGACCCGCTCAAGCAGTACCTGAGGAGCGAAGGAGCAACGCTGGTCGGCGTCGGCGATGTGACCGAGGCCCTGTCAAAGGAGATCGTTCACCTGAACCGCGGCATCGCCATAGCGGTGAACAGGAACCTTAACAGGGAAACGATACGTCTTCTGGCTCTGCTTCAGGGTGCCACGGTCGCATGGCTCAGTGCACGGGGATACCGGAACCTTTCGATTCCCCCTGACTCTGACCGGCAGAAAGTTAAGCTGCTAAGCAGCTTGTACAAGCTTTTCTGCCATAAGACCGCAGCCACCTGTTCCGGGCTGGGCTGGGTTGGCAAGAACGGGCTTTTGATCAACCGGCAGTACGGTTCCCGGCTGTCCTGGGCTACGGTGCTGACCAATGCCCCACTTGATGCTGACGAGCCGGTGAGGGAGTCAGAATGCGGAGACTGCGATCTATGCGTAACACACTGTCCTTCCGGAGCAATCAAAGGCGGTCATTGGTCCCTGGGCAATCCCCGGCTGAAGCTCGTTGCATACGAAAAGTGTGCTGCGCTCAAAAGCAGGCGTCAGGCTCTCGACGGCAAGCCCAATTGCGGGTTCTGCGTTACGGTATGTCCTTATTCGAGGAAGGCAAGCGCGAAGAACAGAGAAGTAAAACAGCCGGGACAAAGAAAAAATACATAG
- the gltX gene encoding glutamate--tRNA ligase, which yields MAEQIRVRFAPSPTGHLHIGGARTALFNWLYARHSGGTFILRIEDTDRTRSTDEYIEAIIEGMKWLDLDWQEGPFRQTDRFDVYRNYVEKLVQEGKAYHCYCSVEELEQRRHLAIAQGKPQKYDGRCRDLREPIPGRVPVVRFKTPQQGETVVDDLIRGRVVFENAQLDDLIILRSDNTPTYNFTVVVDDVDMRITHVIRGDDHLNNTPKQIHIYQALGYETPRFAHLPMILGADKTRLSKRHGATSVMAYYEMGYLPDALVNYLVRLGWSHGDQEVFSREELVSYFSFENVGNAAAVFNPEKLLWLNQQYIMATAPEKLAELVLPFLKKEQTISEGQALDMAWLASAVKTLQERAKTLVELATSLRYYIVEDVTFDEKAKEKFLNEKSLPLLNDLKDALALHADFSHAGLEPVFKGIVEKHGVKLGALAQPVRVAMTGGTESPGIYEVLEVLGKETTLKRLEKAISILA from the coding sequence TTGGCAGAACAGATTAGGGTAAGATTTGCACCCAGTCCGACAGGACATCTTCATATAGGCGGTGCGCGCACGGCCCTTTTTAACTGGCTCTATGCGCGCCACAGTGGCGGGACTTTTATTCTCCGGATCGAGGATACGGACAGGACGCGCTCGACCGATGAATATATCGAGGCGATCATCGAGGGCATGAAATGGCTTGACCTTGACTGGCAGGAAGGTCCGTTCAGGCAGACAGACCGGTTCGACGTGTACAGAAATTATGTCGAAAAACTGGTGCAGGAAGGTAAGGCATATCACTGCTACTGCTCTGTTGAAGAACTCGAGCAGCGCAGGCATCTTGCCATAGCGCAGGGCAAGCCGCAGAAATACGACGGCAGATGCCGGGACCTCAGAGAGCCGATCCCGGGCAGGGTCCCTGTTGTCAGGTTCAAGACCCCGCAGCAGGGAGAGACCGTTGTTGATGACCTGATCAGGGGCAGGGTGGTCTTTGAGAACGCTCAGCTCGATGACCTGATCATCCTCCGCTCTGACAATACCCCTACCTATAATTTCACGGTTGTTGTCGATGACGTAGATATGCGGATCACCCATGTCATCCGCGGCGACGACCACCTCAACAACACCCCCAAGCAGATCCATATCTACCAGGCCCTCGGATACGAGACACCAAGATTTGCTCATCTGCCGATGATACTCGGTGCAGACAAAACGCGCCTGTCAAAGCGCCATGGAGCGACCTCGGTCATGGCCTATTACGAGATGGGTTATCTGCCGGATGCCCTCGTAAACTATCTGGTGCGCCTCGGCTGGTCGCACGGCGATCAGGAGGTCTTCAGCCGCGAAGAACTGGTCAGCTATTTTTCTTTTGAAAATGTCGGCAATGCAGCAGCAGTCTTTAATCCGGAAAAACTGCTCTGGCTGAACCAGCAATATATCATGGCAACTGCTCCGGAGAAGCTTGCCGAACTCGTACTGCCTTTTCTGAAAAAGGAACAGACCATTTCTGAGGGACAGGCGCTGGACATGGCGTGGCTTGCCAGCGCAGTAAAGACCCTGCAGGAGAGGGCAAAGACGCTGGTCGAGCTTGCAACGTCGCTTCGTTACTATATCGTTGAGGATGTGACTTTTGACGAGAAGGCAAAGGAAAAGTTCCTGAATGAAAAGAGCCTGCCGCTGCTCAATGACCTGAAGGATGCGCTTGCATTGCATGCTGACTTCTCTCATGCTGGGCTGGAGCCGGTCTTCAAGGGTATTGTCGAAAAGCATGGCGTGAAACTCGGCGCCCTTGCACAGCCCGTGCGTGTTGCCATGACCGGTGGCACGGAAAGTCCGGGCATCTATGAGGTGCTTGAAGTGTTAGGCAAAGAGACGACCCTGAAGAGGCTTGAAAAGGCAATCAGTATTCTTGCGTGA
- a CDS encoding response regulator — protein sequence MDNKYRILIVDDEPMLAEMLKEGVKAFDHTCRTASSGIAALELLKTETFDLMLTDVIMPGMDGFVLTHAVKGMYPDLAVIVMTGFAEEETYERAITAGASDFIKKPFTIGELLVRIDRIVRDIAVINEMKKKHDDATNISQEMIAGLQEEASEKIKKLQETISELKPD from the coding sequence ATGGATAATAAATATCGCATTTTGATTGTAGATGATGAGCCGATGCTGGCAGAAATGCTTAAAGAAGGGGTAAAGGCCTTCGATCATACCTGCAGGACTGCATCCAGCGGCATTGCTGCACTGGAACTGCTTAAAACGGAAACGTTTGATCTCATGCTCACTGACGTCATAATGCCGGGTATGGATGGGTTTGTGCTTACTCACGCGGTAAAAGGCATGTATCCTGACCTAGCAGTCATTGTCATGACCGGGTTCGCAGAGGAAGAGACCTATGAGCGGGCAATTACCGCAGGTGCTTCTGATTTCATAAAGAAGCCTTTCACGATAGGAGAGTTGCTGGTAAGAATTGATCGCATCGTGAGAGATATTGCCGTGATAAATGAGATGAAGAAAAAACATGATGATGCTACCAATATTTCCCAGGAAATGATTGCAGGTCTGCAGGAAGAGGCCTCAGAAAAGATCAAAAAATTACAGGAAACCATATCTGAACTTAAGCCCGACTGA
- the tilS gene encoding tRNA lysidine(34) synthetase TilS has protein sequence MKEPDIDIMRADNLIEKTEQAIVKNGLLAEGDSVVVGFSGGPDSTCLLYLLHTLKEKYQLRICALYINHNLRPDEVPAEIAFCRKFCEDLGIPFMVESVDVISFSEEHRMNRQEAARELRYQAFGKASAEIGANKVALAHNADDQAETLLMRLVRGAGPAGLSGIPVKRGNIIRPLLETGKQEIERFLVGRDIVAVIDSSNRKEDYFRNMVRLRLMPILKQANPQLLQSLGHTMEILREEERYFEILVTKTLMKLISRKSQKRIELFLSPLEAMETVILRRVLRRALSETEGLRGIGFLHIEDIIALIKNGKSGDRLMLPRDIRVIKDYALLVITSEEPLRIAEYTLDLPGEAVIVGAGQVVTAAREEGTEQLGDGKSSVVLDAEKLRFPLTVRPRRTGDFFYPMGFGRKKKLQDFLVDMKVPRDERDSIPVVVSGDDIAWIAGYRADERFKVRDQTKKFVRLGIVKGKF, from the coding sequence ATGAAAGAACCAGACATAGATATCATGAGAGCAGACAACCTCATAGAAAAAACCGAGCAGGCTATTGTCAAAAACGGTCTTCTCGCAGAAGGCGATTCTGTTGTCGTCGGTTTTTCCGGCGGCCCTGATTCTACCTGTCTTCTGTATCTGCTGCATACGCTTAAGGAAAAATATCAACTGCGCATATGCGCACTTTATATCAACCACAACCTCAGGCCCGATGAGGTGCCTGCAGAGATAGCGTTCTGCCGGAAATTCTGCGAGGATCTTGGCATACCGTTCATGGTTGAATCGGTCGATGTCATTTCGTTTAGTGAAGAACACCGCATGAACAGGCAGGAAGCTGCGAGGGAACTCAGGTATCAGGCCTTCGGGAAGGCGTCTGCTGAAATAGGGGCGAACAAGGTGGCGCTTGCCCATAATGCCGATGATCAGGCAGAAACCCTGTTGATGAGACTGGTCAGGGGAGCAGGACCCGCAGGGCTTTCCGGCATACCCGTGAAGCGGGGCAACATCATACGGCCCCTTCTGGAAACAGGAAAGCAGGAGATTGAGAGGTTCCTTGTGGGCAGGGACATCGTGGCGGTCATCGATTCCTCCAACCGTAAAGAAGACTACTTCAGGAACATGGTAAGGCTGAGGCTCATGCCAATACTGAAGCAGGCGAACCCGCAGCTTCTGCAGTCGCTTGGCCATACCATGGAGATCCTGCGGGAAGAAGAGCGCTACTTCGAGATCCTTGTTACCAAGACGCTGATGAAGCTCATCAGCAGAAAGTCCCAAAAGAGGATCGAGCTGTTTCTGTCTCCCCTGGAGGCAATGGAAACGGTCATTCTCAGGAGAGTCCTCAGGCGGGCGCTCAGCGAAACAGAAGGACTGAGGGGCATAGGCTTTCTCCATATCGAAGACATCATTGCTCTTATCAAGAATGGCAAGAGCGGGGACAGGCTTATGCTGCCAAGGGACATTCGCGTGATCAAGGATTACGCTCTCCTTGTGATTACGTCCGAGGAGCCCCTGCGTATTGCAGAGTATACTCTCGATCTGCCGGGCGAGGCGGTCATTGTGGGTGCCGGACAGGTGGTGACTGCGGCCAGAGAAGAGGGAACTGAGCAGCTGGGCGACGGGAAATCGTCAGTGGTCCTTGATGCAGAGAAGCTGCGGTTTCCGCTTACGGTGAGGCCGCGCAGAACAGGAGACTTCTTTTACCCCATGGGATTTGGCAGGAAAAAGAAGCTCCAGGATTTTCTTGTGGACATGAAGGTGCCGCGCGATGAGCGCGACAGTATACCGGTAGTTGTTTCCGGAGATGATATCGCCTGGATAGCCGGATACCGGGCAGATGAAAGGTTCAAGGTGAGAGATCAGACGAAAAAGTTTGTGAGACTTGGTATAGTAAAAGGGAAATTTTAG
- a CDS encoding tetrahydromethanopterin S-methyltransferase subunit H, whose translation MFRFEKEQKVFNFSGIPVGGQPGENPPLMIASLFHNKDSVTKTDRKGNFDRDRTKEMLKQMEQISEATGVPAMVAMVANSPDEAKTYIDFYLENTSMPFGIDMWVAEQRAKATEYVAEIGVQDKFLYNSITPWDKDIKGQVQRLKDLGIKHVVIQAFDDQDQSPAGRVKSFESIMAQGADSFDTIIVDTSVMNMPSTSFSCVANRLIKEKHGFPCGGAYSNGTHMWGEIKQKWGLDGFKAMDAVVQGMGSALWSDFNFCGPAVTAPRVFPAVASAHILLSTLVYDETGTIYDNPNLPIRKHLADFIVKMQEGGMRKKGK comes from the coding sequence ATGTTCAGATTTGAAAAGGAACAGAAGGTGTTCAATTTCAGCGGCATCCCGGTGGGCGGCCAGCCGGGAGAGAACCCGCCGCTTATGATAGCTTCGCTTTTCCATAACAAAGACAGCGTCACCAAGACCGACCGGAAGGGCAATTTCGACCGTGACAGAACAAAGGAGATGCTGAAGCAGATGGAGCAGATCTCCGAGGCCACGGGAGTGCCTGCCATGGTGGCCATGGTGGCCAACTCCCCGGACGAGGCAAAGACCTATATTGATTTTTATCTTGAAAATACATCCATGCCCTTTGGCATTGACATGTGGGTGGCTGAACAGCGGGCGAAGGCAACCGAATATGTTGCAGAGATCGGTGTGCAGGACAAGTTCCTGTACAACAGCATCACGCCCTGGGACAAGGACATTAAGGGACAGGTGCAGCGTCTTAAAGACCTCGGTATTAAGCATGTTGTTATACAGGCATTTGACGATCAGGACCAGTCGCCGGCAGGCAGGGTAAAGTCTTTCGAGTCGATCATGGCTCAGGGCGCCGATTCTTTTGATACGATCATCGTGGACACGTCGGTCATGAATATGCCTTCCACGTCTTTTTCCTGTGTGGCCAACAGGTTGATAAAGGAGAAACACGGATTTCCCTGCGGGGGTGCGTATTCGAACGGCACGCATATGTGGGGCGAGATTAAGCAGAAGTGGGGACTTGACGGGTTCAAGGCTATGGACGCGGTGGTCCAGGGCATGGGTTCAGCGCTCTGGTCTGATTTCAATTTTTGCGGCCCGGCAGTCACGGCACCCCGTGTATTTCCGGCAGTGGCAAGCGCGCATATCCTGCTTTCTACGCTGGTCTATGACGAAACCGGGACGATCTATGATAATCCGAACCTGCCGATTCGAAAACACTTAGCTGACTTCATCGTAAAAATGCAGGAAGGCGGGATGAGGAAAAAAGGGAAATAA
- a CDS encoding PAS domain S-box protein, with protein MRIQLVFLAAVLLVFLFFGNIPAYSAADSPNQQVKIGVLAYRGAETALTMWGPTADYLSKNIPRNTFSIVPLGFHEIGPAVERGDVDFVLANSSIYVELEARYNANRIATLRNDGLHGGQTVFGGVIFCLADRSDINSLGDLKGKSFLAVDEASLGGWQVAWRELKKSGLDPYRDFSGLHFSETTHDDVVYAIRDGKADAGTVRTDTLERMTAEGKIDIRAFRILNQQEKGFPFQLSTRLYPEWPLAATRNTDIELAEQVAVALFGMPHDSSAAKAGKITGWTIPLVYQPVHDLMKELRLGPYKDYGNITVADVFRQYWRWIVFVIASIIIMIILTLHALRLNKYLVRSNQLVEEARNGLEQKVQARTVELQTANEELSNEIAERRKTEETLRKLSRAVEQSPATIVITDASGVIEYVNPKFTEITGYSADEAIGKNPRILQSGETLREEYDRLWEALRAGHEWHGEFCNKKKNGELYWESATIAPIMNSEGTVTHYVAVKEDITRHREAQEQIRQAKEEWERTFDAIADPLMILDTNYHIIKANKSMADALGVTPVRAVGMTCYESVHGTTAPPDYCPHAKLLADGQARSLEIHEPRLGGHYFITVSPLCAANGTLIGSIHSARDISVLKKAEEMSKQYSRDLERLLSISRDTTVTTDLKGLYRSFISVSQELLNFDFSTLLLLSEDRMNLTVADILGFPESLIGHFSLAEGQGLSSLVLKNKRAETVADFLCENRFEVPAIVGEKGIHSAVAVPMLMKDEVIGVLIGHTLQRREFSKNEINIYQHIANNAAVAIRNAMNTDMLRKKEKYVRDVTAALGEGVYVLDPRGNVTFMNPEAEALLGWSEKELIHKNIHDVIHNRRADGTTLLFDDCEMRKVIETGNRFHSTEEVFVRKDRTVFPVSVHSRPLMEDGKIIASVTAFRDISERKQRELERESLIAELQKALAEIKTLHGILPICSYCKKIRDDKGAWIQMESYISKHTDSQFSHGICKECAKKEFPQYFKEPGGRDEAESPKNS; from the coding sequence GTGAGAATACAATTAGTATTCCTTGCCGCGGTCCTTCTTGTTTTCCTCTTTTTCGGAAATATCCCTGCCTATAGCGCAGCTGACAGTCCGAATCAACAGGTCAAAATCGGCGTTCTTGCCTATCGGGGTGCGGAAACCGCGCTAACGATGTGGGGGCCGACCGCCGACTATCTGTCGAAGAATATCCCTCGCAATACTTTCTCCATCGTACCACTGGGGTTTCATGAGATTGGCCCTGCGGTTGAGCGCGGGGATGTGGACTTTGTTCTGGCAAATTCCTCTATCTATGTTGAACTGGAAGCGCGGTACAACGCAAACCGGATCGCGACCTTGCGAAACGATGGACTTCATGGAGGCCAGACCGTATTCGGCGGCGTGATCTTCTGCCTGGCCGACAGAAGCGATATCAACAGTCTTGGCGATCTGAAAGGTAAGTCCTTTTTAGCGGTTGATGAAGCCTCTCTGGGCGGCTGGCAGGTGGCGTGGCGGGAATTGAAAAAAAGCGGTCTGGACCCATACCGGGATTTCAGCGGTCTGCACTTCTCCGAGACCACGCACGACGACGTTGTATACGCCATCCGCGACGGTAAGGCTGATGCCGGGACGGTGCGCACAGACACGCTTGAGCGTATGACAGCGGAAGGTAAAATTGACATTCGCGCATTTCGCATTCTGAACCAACAGGAGAAGGGCTTCCCGTTCCAGCTCAGCACCAGGCTCTATCCTGAATGGCCGCTTGCCGCGACAAGGAATACTGATATTGAACTTGCGGAACAGGTGGCTGTTGCACTCTTCGGCATGCCGCATGACAGCTCCGCGGCAAAAGCGGGCAAAATAACCGGCTGGACTATTCCGCTTGTCTACCAACCGGTGCACGACCTGATGAAGGAACTCCGTCTCGGGCCGTATAAAGATTATGGGAACATAACCGTAGCGGACGTGTTCAGACAATATTGGCGCTGGATCGTTTTCGTAATCGCCTCGATAATTATTATGATTATCCTGACTCTGCATGCGCTCAGGCTGAACAAATATCTTGTTCGGTCCAATCAACTTGTGGAAGAGGCGCGCAACGGACTTGAGCAGAAAGTTCAGGCGCGTACCGTGGAACTGCAGACGGCAAATGAAGAGCTGAGTAATGAGATTGCCGAACGCAGGAAAACAGAGGAAACGCTCCGCAAACTATCCCGCGCTGTCGAGCAAAGCCCAGCCACGATTGTTATTACGGACGCCAGCGGCGTTATCGAATATGTCAATCCGAAATTTACGGAAATTACTGGCTATTCAGCCGACGAAGCGATCGGGAAAAATCCACGGATTCTGCAATCAGGAGAAACACTCCGGGAGGAGTATGACCGCTTATGGGAAGCCCTCCGGGCAGGTCATGAGTGGCACGGCGAGTTTTGCAATAAAAAGAAGAATGGTGAATTGTACTGGGAATCTGCCACCATCGCTCCCATCATGAACAGTGAAGGAACAGTTACTCATTACGTGGCAGTCAAGGAAGACATTACCAGGCACCGGGAGGCCCAGGAGCAGATCCGGCAAGCCAAGGAAGAATGGGAACGCACTTTCGACGCCATTGCCGACCCGCTCATGATCCTTGACACGAACTATCATATTATCAAGGCCAATAAATCCATGGCAGATGCCTTGGGCGTTACCCCGGTCCGGGCAGTCGGGATGACCTGCTATGAGTCTGTTCATGGAACAACGGCACCGCCTGACTACTGCCCCCATGCAAAGCTCTTAGCGGACGGCCAGGCCCGCTCGCTGGAGATCCATGAACCGAGGCTCGGCGGCCACTACTTCATCACCGTCTCCCCTCTTTGCGCGGCCAACGGCACGCTGATCGGGTCCATCCACTCTGCCCGGGATATTTCCGTGCTTAAGAAGGCCGAAGAAATGAGCAAGCAATACTCCCGCGATCTTGAGCGGTTGCTTTCCATCTCGCGTGACACGACCGTGACCACGGACTTGAAGGGCTTATACCGGTCTTTCATCTCTGTCTCGCAGGAGCTTTTGAACTTTGACTTTTCGACGTTGTTGCTGCTGTCCGAGGACAGAATGAATCTGACTGTTGCAGACATCCTTGGCTTCCCGGAATCCCTGATCGGCCATTTCAGCCTTGCTGAGGGACAGGGGCTCTCGTCCCTTGTTCTGAAGAACAAAAGAGCGGAGACCGTGGCAGACTTCCTCTGCGAAAACCGGTTCGAAGTGCCTGCCATTGTTGGAGAGAAAGGCATCCATTCTGCTGTGGCTGTGCCGATGCTGATGAAAGACGAGGTCATCGGCGTTCTGATCGGGCATACGCTGCAACGCAGGGAGTTTTCCAAAAACGAGATCAATATTTATCAGCATATCGCCAACAATGCTGCGGTCGCCATCCGGAACGCGATGAACACGGACATGCTCAGGAAAAAAGAAAAGTATGTCCGGGATGTAACGGCAGCGCTGGGAGAAGGCGTCTATGTGTTGGACCCGCGCGGCAACGTAACCTTCATGAATCCGGAGGCTGAGGCGCTTCTTGGATGGTCAGAGAAGGAACTGATCCATAAAAATATCCACGATGTGATCCATAACAGGCGGGCAGACGGAACCACCCTTTTGTTCGATGACTGCGAGATGCGGAAGGTCATCGAGACCGGAAACCGGTTCCATTCCACGGAGGAGGTGTTCGTCCGAAAAGATAGGACCGTTTTCCCCGTGTCCGTCCACAGCAGGCCGTTGATGGAGGACGGGAAGATCATTGCATCGGTCACCGCTTTCCGCGACATCAGCGAGAGAAAACAGAGAGAACTGGAACGTGAAAGCCTTATAGCTGAGCTCCAGAAGGCGCTTGCGGAGATCAAGACCCTGCACGGCATATTGCCAATCTGCTCATACTGCAAGAAGATCAGGGACGACAAAGGGGCCTGGATACAGATGGAGAGCTATATCAGCAAACACACAGATTCTCAGTTTAGCCACGGCATATGCAAAGAGTGCGCGAAGAAGGAATTCCCTCAGTATTTTAAAGAGCCCGGGGGGCGAGATGAGGCCGAGTCCCCCAAGAATTCATGA
- a CDS encoding carboxymuconolactone decarboxylase family protein, with protein sequence MAEKMTAEQVNAYMKQQCGFVPRMFQVINTVTPDPGRTFADFYASIFGDGALSRKVKELMFMSGGVAYCSRRCIIHVIPAAEAGATWNEVFEAAAVGMILAGFVPGGPGIPYAFEYALKCLDIFDKFKKGEKWEYLPAPKFDHGVF encoded by the coding sequence ATGGCAGAGAAAATGACAGCTGAACAGGTTAATGCGTACATGAAGCAGCAGTGCGGTTTTGTCCCGAGGATGTTTCAGGTTATCAATACGGTAACGCCGGATCCGGGCAGGACCTTTGCAGATTTTTATGCGAGCATCTTCGGCGACGGAGCACTTTCGAGAAAGGTTAAGGAACTGATGTTCATGTCAGGAGGCGTTGCCTATTGTTCACGGCGCTGCATTATCCATGTTATCCCTGCTGCTGAGGCAGGAGCAACCTGGAATGAAGTTTTCGAAGCAGCAGCAGTCGGCATGATCCTGGCAGGCTTTGTGCCCGGCGGCCCCGGCATACCCTATGCTTTTGAATATGCTCTGAAGTGTCTTGATATCTTCGACAAGTTCAAGAAGGGCGAGAAGTGGGAGTATCTGCCTGCTCCGAAGTTCGATCACGGCGTATTTTAA